In one Dreissena polymorpha isolate Duluth1 chromosome 7, UMN_Dpol_1.0, whole genome shotgun sequence genomic region, the following are encoded:
- the LOC127837999 gene encoding monocarboxylate transporter 4-like: protein MTVTDDPEPDDAKMSVIDGLNHDDGDDGYMTVDSRDQILDHADIESVHVEVRGESPDVPEVTTRAAKAPDGGWGWCVVLGALIMRTVIGGFGRSHGLFYLRFKDRYGGTATETALVTSLTGFVRMASGPFVSVLSGRFSCRWITAIGTVVLMAGVVMTGYSPNLLFLYFSYGLVAGLGRSLAMTPCPILLGYYFDKRRSLAFGIASAGFSIGGFAITPLIELLFQEYGYSGAFLILTAFTMNIFVAAVLFRSLQADSKRGKCSKQTQVDSDEAKQALIQTAIVSNELRQSDDIAVNGSAVNGHVEDVTIALKTCDNNVAISDLAFTNGQSENIGILLEDKSASAKTCSFFPKIITIELATTNEKKSMPHDEVTSQTSKLSVDKTASENAKIFGAETDTTNETSEDETQTRNEEDDNKKKQKWMSWSILKNPRFMCYTFAMFCFSLPASGTFFPALAKSKGCTEIQAATILSISAGCDMVIRVISGFVLDLEFFRNKRPLVFNIVTFFQGSVLFLFPNMTSFSGFALLSVLEGAFTGIKEAQGSVVLLDMLGVDKFASSLAVQMAAQCVSLLVGPTISGRLVDNSGSYEGAFIFGGSSILLGGVVMAIGNIYNKIATKRSNLAGK from the exons ATGACCGTTACTGATGACCCGGAGCCCGATGACGCTAAGATGTCGGTCATTGACGGCTTAAAccacgacgacggcgacgacggatATATGACGGTGGACAGCAGGGATCAGATTCTTGATCATGCCGACATAGAGTCGGTCCACGTGGAAGTGAGAGGCGAGAGCCCGGATGTACCGGAGGTGACGACAAGGGCGGCAAAGGCGCCCGACGGAGGTTGGGGTTGGTGTGTGGTTCTTGGGGCGCTTATTATGAGAACCGTCATAG GTGGGTTTGGCCGCTCACACGGTCTCTTCTACCTGAGGTTCAAGGACCGATATGGCGGAACTGCGACCGAGACGGCACTGGTGACGTCACTTACAGGCTTCGTGCGCATGGCATCAG GTCCATTTGTGAGTGTTCTCAGCGGCCGCTTCTCATGTCGCTGGATTACCGCCATAGGGACTGTGGTCCTCATGGCCGGCGTTGTCATGACCGGATATTCCCCGAACCTGCTGTTCCTTTACTTCAGCTATGGCCTCGTTGCAG GTCTCGGTAGATCCTTGGCGATGACGCCGTGTCCGATACTGCTGGGGTACTACTTTGATAAGCGTAGGAGCCTCGCATTCGGTATTGCGTCTGCCGGGTTCAGCATAGGAGGATTTGCGATCACTCCGCTGATAGAACTACTATTCCAGGAATATGGCTACTCGGGTGCATTTCTCATCCTCACTGCCTTTACCATGAACATTTTCGTAGCTGCAGTCTTGTTCAGATCATTACAGGCAGATAGTAAAAGGGGGAAGTGTTCAAA ACAGACTCAAGTGGACTCAGATGAAGCAAAACAAGCCCTGATTCAAACAGCAATAGTGAGTAATGAACTACGTCAAAGTGACGATATAGCCGTAAATGGTTCTGCAGTGAATGGACACGTTGAAGATGTAACCATCGCTCTGAAGACGTGTGATAACAATGTGGCTATTAGCGATCTCGCATTTACTAACGGTCAGTCTGAAAATATTGGAATATTACTTGAAGACAAGTCTGCATCTGCAAAAACGTGTAGTTTCTTTCCTAAAATAATTACAATTGAGCTTGCTACTACTAACGAGAAGAAATCAATGCCACACGACGAAGTGACTAGTCAAACAAGTAAATTAAGCGTAGACAAAACAGCTTCCGAGAACGCTAAAATATTTGGAGCCGAGACTGACACTACAAATGAAACGTCCGAAGACGAGACTCAAACACGAAATGAAGAAGATGAcaataaaaagaagcaaaaatGGATGTCCTGGTCGATATTGAAGAACCCGAGGTTCATGTGTTATACGTTCGCCATGTTCTGTTTCTCGCTTCCGGCCTCCGGAACGTTCTTTCCAGCGTTGGCCAAATCGAAAGGTTGCACTG AGATTCAAGCAGCCACCATACTATCTATAAGCGCCGGATGTGACATGGTTATACGGGTTATCTCCGGGTTCGTCCTTGACCTCGAGTTTTTCCGGAACAAGCGCCCCCTGGTATTCAACATCGTGACCTTCTTTCAAGGGTCCGTGCTCTTCCTGTTTCCCAACATGACCAGTTTTTCCGGGTTCGCCTTGCTCTCCGTACTTGAGGGGGCTTTTACTGGCATTAAAGAGGCGCAG GGCAGTGTTGTGTTACTAGACATGCTGGGCGTGGACAAGTTCGCCAGCTCCCTGGCCGTACAGATGGCGGCACAGTGCGTGTCGCTTCTGGTGGGACCTACCATTTCTG GACGACTGGTCGACAATTCAGGGTCATATGAAGGCGCATTTATCTTCGGTGGAAGCTCAATTTTATTAGGGGGTGTTGTCATGGCAATCGGAAATATTTACAATAAGATCGCAACGAAAAGATCCAACCTTGCGGGGAAATAG